A genomic stretch from Chitinophagales bacterium includes:
- the rseP gene encoding RIP metalloprotease RseP has protein sequence MNEVLIKAGQLILSLSILIVIHEMGHFMAARFFKTRVEKFYLFFNPWFSLFSFKRGETEYGMGWIPLGGYVKISGMIDESMDKEQLNLPPQPWEFRSKPAWQRLIIMLGGITMNVLLGIFIYWMILFFSGEEYIPAANVKYGIVVDSIGIELGLRNGDRIIAIDKEPVENFQKIPGSIIINMARSITVQRNGDQKEIPVSPLMIKKIIDTKSIDFISLRWPFVIKSFASGSVAKNAGLAENDQVIAINGQSTFFYDEVKKMLTANKGHQVDVTVLRNVDTLTRKMLLSSDGLMGVQVAPPTDFMQTKIIHYSLFAALPAGVGKAYETLMNYIKQFALIFSPKVQGYKHLGGFISIGNAFESRWDWLAFWSLTGFLSLALAFMNLLPIPALDGGHVLFTLYEMVTKRKPSEKFLEYAQVAGMILLFALLVFANGNDIVGLFR, from the coding sequence ATGAATGAAGTTTTAATTAAGGCCGGGCAGTTAATCCTTTCGCTCTCCATATTAATAGTGATCCATGAGATGGGTCATTTTATGGCAGCACGTTTTTTTAAAACCCGTGTTGAGAAGTTCTATCTTTTTTTTAATCCGTGGTTCTCATTGTTCAGCTTTAAAAGAGGCGAAACGGAATATGGAATGGGCTGGATACCTCTTGGAGGATATGTGAAGATTTCAGGAATGATAGATGAATCAATGGATAAAGAGCAGTTAAACCTTCCTCCGCAGCCCTGGGAGTTTCGGAGTAAACCTGCCTGGCAGCGATTGATCATCATGCTTGGGGGTATTACCATGAATGTATTGCTCGGTATTTTCATTTACTGGATGATATTATTTTTTAGCGGAGAAGAATACATTCCTGCGGCAAACGTAAAGTATGGGATTGTTGTTGATTCTATAGGTATTGAACTCGGACTTCGGAATGGTGATAGAATAATTGCTATTGATAAGGAACCCGTTGAAAATTTTCAGAAAATACCAGGCAGTATCATTATCAACATGGCCCGGTCTATTACTGTACAGCGTAATGGAGACCAGAAAGAGATTCCGGTTTCACCATTAATGATCAAGAAAATTATTGACACTAAAAGCATTGATTTCATTTCTCTGCGTTGGCCATTCGTGATCAAATCTTTTGCATCTGGTTCCGTGGCAAAAAATGCGGGCTTAGCAGAAAATGATCAGGTAATTGCTATTAACGGGCAGTCTACTTTTTTTTACGATGAGGTAAAGAAAATGCTGACAGCAAATAAAGGACATCAGGTTGATGTAACAGTTTTGCGCAATGTTGATACACTTACACGGAAAATGTTGCTCTCCTCCGATGGCTTAATGGGTGTGCAGGTAGCTCCTCCAACAGATTTTATGCAAACAAAAATTATCCATTACTCATTATTTGCTGCATTGCCTGCCGGTGTGGGAAAAGCTTATGAAACACTCATGAATTACATCAAACAATTTGCTCTTATATTTTCACCCAAAGTGCAGGGATATAAGCACCTTGGAGGATTTATTAGTATTGGAAATGCATTTGAATCCAGGTGGGATTGGCTAGCCTTTTGGTCACTTACGGGATTTCTTTCACTTGCACTGGCTTTCATGAATTTACTGCCAATTCCGGCACTGGATGGCGGTCATGTATTGTTTACATTATACGAAATGGTAACCAAAAGAAAACCCAGCGAAAAATTTCTGGAGTATGCACAGGTAGCAGGTATGATCCTCTTATTTGCTTTACTTGTATTCGCAAACGGAAACGATATTGTAGGACTTTTCCGGTAA
- a CDS encoding radical SAM protein, which yields MSGRSGFDAVALDVEDLIELPGGTDIFKLPDRHPIGFDKKTGKAVVCKKGIAVAAQMAPAHTQFYFSSFVKEKNARTLPLYAYTAIGWLDGKFYVPATRIDTDIRQEPKSFDQEKVEKSVTAWLTLFPENRLLAHIGNNCALTYRCPAARNFFLNRYEAPIPSSPACNANCIGCISFQPELESIKSTQDRLTIKPTTEEIVQYAVHHLINARSSVVSFGQGCEGEPLLMWETIRDAIREIRKQTQEGIININTNGSMPQAVEELCKAGLNSIRVSTNSVRKEIYEGYYLPNNYSFEALAESVSVARKYNRWASINYFTFPGMTDNIHEYEALRKFIKETDLNMIQWRNFNIDPDWYLERMGIIDTGECIGIRKMMQLIKKEFPQLTYGYFNPPMEKIKSALKFSSVPV from the coding sequence ATGAGTGGAAGGTCAGGCTTTGATGCAGTGGCTTTAGATGTGGAGGACCTGATCGAATTACCAGGAGGGACTGATATTTTCAAGTTACCTGATCGCCATCCGATTGGATTTGATAAAAAGACGGGCAAGGCGGTTGTATGTAAAAAAGGAATTGCTGTTGCAGCACAAATGGCGCCTGCTCACACACAGTTCTATTTTTCATCTTTCGTAAAGGAAAAGAATGCGAGAACCCTTCCCCTTTATGCATACACGGCAATTGGGTGGCTGGATGGAAAATTTTATGTACCTGCAACACGCATTGATACTGATATACGTCAGGAACCTAAAAGCTTTGATCAGGAGAAGGTGGAAAAAAGTGTAACTGCGTGGCTAACCCTTTTTCCGGAAAATCGATTACTCGCTCACATCGGTAATAATTGCGCGCTCACCTATCGATGTCCTGCAGCGCGGAATTTTTTCCTGAATCGTTACGAAGCCCCTATTCCTTCCTCCCCGGCTTGTAACGCAAATTGCATTGGCTGTATCTCTTTTCAACCAGAACTGGAAAGTATAAAAAGCACGCAGGATCGCTTAACCATTAAGCCTACTACAGAAGAAATTGTTCAGTATGCCGTTCACCATTTAATAAATGCGCGCAGTTCAGTAGTAAGTTTCGGGCAAGGATGTGAGGGGGAACCGTTATTGATGTGGGAAACCATTCGTGATGCCATTCGAGAAATAAGAAAACAAACACAAGAAGGCATCATTAATATTAATACTAACGGCAGTATGCCGCAAGCTGTTGAAGAGTTGTGTAAGGCAGGTTTAAACAGTATTCGCGTAAGCACGAATAGCGTCCGTAAAGAAATCTATGAAGGATATTACCTTCCGAATAACTATTCTTTTGAAGCTCTTGCAGAATCGGTAAGCGTTGCACGCAAATACAACCGGTGGGCTTCCATAAATTACTTCACTTTCCCGGGAATGACTGACAATATACATGAGTATGAAGCGCTGCGAAAGTTTATCAAAGAGACTGATCTTAACATGATTCAATGGCGAAACTTTAACATAGATCCGGATTGGTACCTTGAAAGAATGGGAATAATAGACACAGGTGAATGTATTGGGATCAGGAAAATGATGCAGTTGATTAAAAAAGAATTTCCGCAGTTAACATATGGCTATTTTAATCCACCTATGGAAAAGATAAAGTCAGCATTAAAATTTTCTAGTGTCCCGGTATAG
- a CDS encoding agmatinase family protein, whose translation MKKDKAEKIKSFDASGIGMGNQIFGLPFNEEESEIIILPVPWEVTVSYNAGTAMAPRAIQKASLQVDLFDVDVPDAWKRGIFMKPVNKNILKRSQELRHKAVKYIAFLEDNGFVKDNKTMQKFRNEINNAGQELKSYVKAEMSEVLHQNKLPALLGGDHSIPLGFLEALADFYPEFGILQIDAHCDLRNAYEGFVFSHASIMFNALKIPQIKKLLQVGIRDVAESELQEISSSGGRIKPFFDAQLKRNIMEGKSWKAVCDDIIQELPEQVYVSFDIDGLDPKLCPNTGTPVPGGLDFDQAVYLILQVVRSGRKIIGFDLNEVSPGKDEWDANVGARMLYKLSNLMGLSRNKINEESIVLIHENPRNDELVINLNQNLGIHDER comes from the coding sequence ATGAAAAAAGATAAAGCTGAAAAAATAAAATCTTTCGATGCCAGCGGTATTGGAATGGGAAATCAAATTTTTGGTCTGCCATTTAATGAAGAAGAATCTGAAATTATAATTCTGCCTGTTCCATGGGAAGTAACCGTTTCATATAATGCCGGAACAGCGATGGCGCCAAGAGCTATTCAAAAGGCCTCGCTGCAGGTTGATTTATTTGATGTTGATGTACCCGATGCATGGAAGCGGGGAATATTTATGAAACCTGTGAATAAAAATATCTTAAAGAGGAGCCAGGAATTAAGGCATAAAGCAGTTAAGTATATTGCTTTCCTGGAAGATAATGGTTTTGTTAAAGACAATAAGACCATGCAAAAGTTCAGGAATGAAATTAATAACGCCGGGCAAGAGTTAAAAAGTTATGTAAAAGCAGAAATGTCTGAAGTATTGCATCAAAATAAGCTTCCGGCTCTCCTGGGTGGTGATCACAGCATACCACTCGGCTTTCTTGAAGCGTTGGCCGATTTCTACCCGGAATTTGGAATTTTGCAGATTGATGCCCATTGCGATTTGCGTAATGCATACGAAGGGTTTGTATTTTCGCATGCATCCATAATGTTTAATGCTTTAAAAATACCCCAGATAAAAAAATTATTGCAGGTAGGTATTCGTGATGTTGCTGAAAGTGAATTGCAGGAAATCTCCTCCTCGGGTGGCAGGATAAAGCCATTTTTCGATGCCCAATTAAAGCGAAATATAATGGAAGGGAAGTCGTGGAAAGCTGTCTGTGATGATATTATCCAGGAATTACCCGAACAGGTGTATGTGAGTTTTGATATTGACGGATTAGATCCTAAGCTTTGCCCTAATACCGGAACTCCGGTTCCCGGAGGATTGGATTTTGATCAGGCAGTATACTTAATACTGCAGGTTGTTCGCTCCGGAAGAAAAATCATAGGCTTTGATTTAAATGAGGTCTCGCCTGGTAAAGATGAATGGGATGCAAATGTTGGTGCCAGGATGTTGTATAAGCTCAGCAATTTGATGGGATTGAGCAGAAATAAAATAAATGAGGAAAGTATTGTACTGATCCATGAAAATCCACGAAACGACGAACTGGTGATCAACCTGAATCAAAATTTAGGCATTCACGATGAGCGATAA
- a CDS encoding cytochrome c maturation protein CcmE: MKKIHIAGLIVIAVSIGFIITLASDYSQYETFSSAKGETQKDFEIVGYLAKGKEMSYDPVKDPNYFTFYLQDKNGEERKVIFQGTKPQDFEKSEQIVLSGKMHGDDFYAKKILMKCPSKYKQNQVAFGTDNSNT; the protein is encoded by the coding sequence ATGAAAAAGATTCATATTGCAGGTTTAATTGTAATTGCAGTATCTATTGGATTTATAATAACTCTTGCAAGTGATTACAGTCAGTATGAAACATTTTCCAGTGCAAAAGGCGAAACTCAAAAAGATTTTGAGATTGTGGGCTACCTGGCAAAAGGCAAGGAAATGAGTTATGATCCGGTGAAAGATCCGAATTATTTCACCTTTTACTTACAAGATAAAAATGGAGAAGAGCGTAAGGTGATCTTTCAGGGTACAAAGCCTCAGGATTTTGAAAAATCAGAACAGATTGTTTTAAGTGGTAAAATGCATGGTGATGATTTTTATGCCAAAAAAATTCTTATGAAGTGCCCTTCAAAATATAAGCAAAATCAGGTTGCATTCGGCACTGATAATTCCAATACATAA
- the ccsA gene encoding cytochrome c biogenesis protein CcsA: MDIPYEGEHLLPGNIGQLSVYTAFVFSLIAAVAFFISSFTKSLSTGKSWNQIGKILFFIHGAAVISIVINLFIIIHNHYFEYYYAWSHSNWALPSKYLLACFWEGQEGSFLLWMFWNVVLGSVIIFTHRLNQSRVLSVFAVVQGFLSSMLLGLYTFGYKIGSTPFSLLRDQMVNAPIFHRADYMSFITDGNGLNPLLQNYWMVIHPPILFMGFASTLVPFSFALSALMKRDFSSWTKSVLPWALFSAAILGTGIMMGGAWAYESLTFGGYWAWDPVENASLVPWLIMIGGIHTTLVFNKTGRSLRATFIFYILTFILVLYSTFLTRSGILGNTSVHAFTDLGMSGQLVIYMATLSIPAIVLLAYYWKKIPTVMKDENIWSREFWIFIGSLLLLVSAFQITFTTSIPVWNKLFGTNWAPPPNAVEHYNKFQIPVAIVLVLLSSAALFLKFKISDRTLFNRRMLINLIISVPVTMFIAILEKLDLIAVICLLFAGVFGIVSNFYYIVTVLKGKLRLSGAAVGHFGFALMMVGILISSAKKNTISSNTMGIDFGKDFSAENQRTNMLLYKNSPVQMQEYTVTYVGDSASPPNNYYKVNYEVFDSSTGKLKDHFTLYPNAQINPKMGLIANPDTRHYWYKDLYTHVTSVPDKTKESSDKNEKKFQSHLISKSDTVFTANSYVILEKIERINHSDKITISDSDLAVTAQLTVKTLKGETYTAQPIFYIHESRASLIDDNIDDLGLTFRLNKIIPEENKIDLQVAEENPKKDFIVMTAIVFPFINVLWLGTMFTILGFVISLIRIWQKKRLKTTIADETATQISQKVLIK; the protein is encoded by the coding sequence ATGGATATTCCTTACGAAGGTGAACATTTACTGCCTGGCAATATTGGGCAGCTTTCGGTTTATACTGCATTTGTTTTTTCATTGATAGCAGCCGTTGCTTTTTTTATTTCCTCTTTCACTAAAAGTTTATCGACAGGAAAGTCCTGGAATCAAATAGGAAAAATCCTGTTTTTTATACATGGTGCAGCGGTTATTTCTATCGTAATAAATCTTTTTATTATAATCCATAACCATTATTTTGAATACTACTATGCTTGGTCACATTCCAATTGGGCATTGCCCTCTAAATATCTGCTGGCCTGTTTCTGGGAAGGTCAGGAGGGAAGCTTTTTATTATGGATGTTCTGGAATGTGGTATTGGGAAGTGTCATCATCTTTACCCATCGCCTAAACCAGTCGCGGGTATTAAGTGTGTTTGCCGTAGTACAGGGATTTCTAAGTTCCATGCTTTTGGGCTTGTATACGTTTGGTTATAAGATTGGTAGTACTCCCTTTTCTCTTTTGCGCGATCAAATGGTGAATGCACCTATTTTCCATCGTGCGGATTACATGAGCTTTATTACTGATGGCAATGGATTGAACCCCTTGCTACAGAATTACTGGATGGTAATTCATCCTCCTATATTATTTATGGGCTTTGCATCTACACTGGTGCCCTTCTCCTTTGCTTTATCTGCTCTCATGAAAAGAGATTTCAGTTCGTGGACAAAATCAGTGTTGCCATGGGCTCTTTTTTCTGCGGCCATTCTTGGAACGGGAATTATGATGGGAGGAGCCTGGGCGTATGAATCACTTACGTTTGGTGGTTATTGGGCCTGGGATCCGGTTGAAAATGCTTCTTTGGTTCCGTGGTTAATTATGATAGGAGGGATTCACACTACCCTTGTATTTAATAAGACAGGTCGCTCACTACGAGCTACTTTCATATTTTATATCCTCACTTTCATACTGGTTTTATATTCCACTTTTTTAACACGAAGCGGTATCTTAGGTAATACCTCCGTTCATGCTTTTACGGATTTAGGAATGAGCGGTCAGCTGGTTATCTATATGGCCACGCTGTCTATACCTGCAATTGTGCTGCTAGCTTATTACTGGAAAAAGATTCCTACCGTAATGAAGGACGAAAATATCTGGTCGAGGGAATTCTGGATATTTATCGGGTCTTTATTGCTACTTGTATCTGCTTTTCAGATAACGTTTACTACCTCCATTCCCGTTTGGAATAAATTATTCGGAACTAATTGGGCACCACCGCCCAATGCAGTAGAACATTATAATAAATTTCAAATACCGGTAGCCATTGTGCTTGTGCTCCTTTCTTCTGCAGCACTGTTTCTTAAATTTAAAATATCTGACCGTACACTTTTTAACCGTCGAATGCTTATAAATCTGATTATCAGTGTACCTGTTACAATGTTTATTGCCATTCTGGAAAAGCTGGATCTTATAGCAGTTATCTGTTTGCTATTTGCAGGAGTGTTCGGCATTGTTTCTAATTTCTATTATATCGTTACTGTATTAAAAGGAAAACTCAGGTTGAGTGGTGCAGCGGTAGGCCACTTTGGTTTCGCTTTAATGATGGTAGGAATTTTAATTTCTTCAGCAAAAAAAAATACTATTTCTTCTAATACAATGGGTATCGATTTTGGCAAAGATTTCAGTGCTGAAAACCAGCGAACCAACATGCTGTTGTATAAGAACTCTCCTGTTCAAATGCAGGAATATACAGTAACATATGTTGGTGATTCGGCTTCACCGCCCAATAATTACTATAAGGTAAATTATGAAGTTTTCGATTCGTCAACAGGAAAATTAAAGGACCATTTTACACTTTATCCGAATGCCCAGATCAACCCAAAGATGGGGTTAATTGCAAATCCGGATACCCGGCATTACTGGTATAAGGATCTGTATACGCATGTTACTTCTGTGCCTGATAAAACAAAAGAATCCAGCGATAAGAATGAGAAAAAGTTTCAATCGCATTTAATTTCAAAGAGTGATACCGTGTTCACTGCTAATAGTTATGTAATTCTTGAAAAAATTGAACGCATTAACCATTCGGACAAAATTACCATTAGTGATAGCGACCTGGCTGTAACTGCGCAATTGACTGTAAAGACACTAAAAGGGGAGACTTATACTGCTCAGCCAATTTTTTACATTCATGAAAGCCGGGCCAGCCTTATTGATGATAATATCGATGATCTGGGTTTAACTTTCCGGTTGAATAAAATTATACCTGAGGAAAATAAAATCGATCTTCAGGTAGCAGAAGAAAATCCAAAAAAAGATTTTATTGTAATGACGGCTATTGTATTTCCTTTTATCAATGTACTATGGCTGGGAACTATGTTTACCATTTTAGGATTTGTAATCAGCCTTATCCGAATCTGGCAGAAAAAAAGACTAAAGACTACTATTGCTGATGAAACTGCAACTCAGATCTCTCAAAAGGTATTAATCAAGTAA
- a CDS encoding FAD-dependent oxidoreductase — protein sequence MQSLNERKNNDEITSGEHISFWIDSTESIVFETLKQDISTDVLVIGGGIAGLTTAYCLLQSGKKVTLIEDGFIGSGESGRTTAHLANALDDRYYEIEKLFGKEKSRLAAESHTAAIQWIENTVIKEHIDCNFKRVNGYLFLHPSDKFESLEKELEATHNAGINTQLLDHIPNLPSVGGKCILFPQQGQFHILHYLKGLAESIVRQRGKIYTQTHATEISEKGCRANGYKIAANQIVVATNTPVNDLVTIHTRQFPYRTYVIAGKVLKTQLTPALWWDTGDQNSTWNSQPYHYVRLEDFDDEYYLLLSGGEDHKTGQADKENIAEEDRHKILERWTREKFPMLEEILYRWSGQVMEPLDSMAFIGRNPGDQNVFIITGDSGNGMTHGTLGGIIISDLINNKENTWAHLYKPNRTTLKIAGEYIKEAASMAAQYIDWVKKGGINSIQELKKDEGAVINLHMKKVAVYRDENEELYAYSAVCPHLGCILQWNADERSFDCPCHGSRFTKYGRVINGPATSDLTPLDFQEE from the coding sequence ATGCAATCCTTAAATGAAAGAAAAAACAATGATGAAATAACTTCAGGCGAACATATTTCTTTTTGGATAGATTCTACGGAATCTATTGTTTTCGAAACTTTAAAACAGGATATAAGCACTGACGTATTGGTAATTGGCGGTGGTATTGCCGGGTTAACTACAGCATACTGCCTTTTACAATCAGGTAAAAAAGTCACTCTCATTGAAGACGGTTTTATCGGCAGTGGTGAATCAGGCCGTACTACAGCCCATCTTGCAAATGCTCTTGATGACAGGTACTATGAAATTGAAAAATTATTCGGTAAAGAAAAAAGCCGGCTGGCCGCAGAAAGTCATACTGCAGCTATCCAGTGGATTGAAAACACAGTTATAAAGGAACATATTGATTGTAATTTTAAAAGAGTAAACGGATACCTGTTTCTTCACCCGTCTGATAAATTCGAATCACTTGAAAAAGAGCTGGAAGCTACTCATAATGCAGGAATCAACACCCAACTTCTTGACCACATCCCGAATCTTCCTTCAGTGGGCGGCAAGTGTATTTTATTTCCACAACAAGGGCAGTTTCACATCCTGCATTACCTGAAAGGATTAGCAGAGAGTATAGTTCGGCAGAGGGGCAAAATTTATACTCAGACGCACGCCACTGAAATAAGTGAAAAAGGGTGCCGGGCAAACGGATATAAAATCGCTGCAAATCAAATAGTAGTCGCAACCAATACACCTGTAAATGACCTTGTAACCATTCATACAAGGCAGTTTCCGTATCGAACATATGTTATTGCAGGTAAAGTTTTGAAAACACAATTAACTCCGGCCCTATGGTGGGACACCGGCGATCAGAATTCTACGTGGAATAGTCAGCCCTATCATTATGTACGGCTCGAAGACTTTGATGATGAATATTATTTATTACTCTCAGGAGGTGAAGATCATAAAACAGGGCAGGCTGATAAAGAAAACATTGCAGAGGAGGACCGGCATAAAATTTTAGAAAGATGGACCCGGGAAAAATTTCCAATGTTAGAGGAAATTTTATATAGATGGTCAGGTCAGGTTATGGAACCACTGGATTCAATGGCTTTCATTGGACGCAATCCAGGTGACCAGAACGTATTTATTATTACCGGTGATTCAGGAAATGGAATGACGCATGGAACTTTGGGAGGTATTATTATTTCAGATTTGATCAATAATAAAGAAAACACATGGGCTCATTTATATAAGCCTAATAGAACAACGCTGAAAATTGCAGGGGAATACATAAAGGAAGCAGCTAGTATGGCAGCTCAGTATATAGATTGGGTTAAAAAAGGGGGTATTAATTCCATCCAAGAATTAAAAAAAGATGAAGGTGCTGTCATTAATCTTCATATGAAAAAAGTAGCTGTTTACAGAGATGAAAATGAAGAATTATATGCATACAGTGCAGTATGTCCTCACCTGGGTTGTATTCTTCAATGGAATGCAGATGAGAGATCATTCGATTGTCCCTGTCACGGTTCAAGATTTACCAAATACGGAAGAGTGATCAATGGGCCGGCCACGTCGGACCTTACTCCTTTAGATTTTCAAGAGGAATAA
- a CDS encoding cation transporter, protein MAINHSNDHNHKILSTGKAFWIGIMLNSGFLLMEFFAGLYFNSLALLSDAGHNLTDVAGLGLSLLAIRLTKSKATERFTYGYHKSTILASLANAVILLLAVGSIGWEAIQRFSHPVFAPGKVIAIVAGIGIIINTISAYLFFKNKDRDLNVKSAYLHLAMDAVVSFGVVIAGILIFFTNQPWIDPLISIVIMIVVIYSTWSLLKESMRLSLDAVPQNVDIENIKQQLLNTKGVKDIHHIHIWAMSTTRNAMTAHLIMDNDLTESQIKKTKANLRHTLEHLNIQHATLETESEQCQEEVC, encoded by the coding sequence GTGGCAATCAATCATTCAAATGATCATAACCATAAAATTTTAAGCACGGGAAAGGCATTTTGGATTGGAATCATGCTCAATAGCGGCTTTCTATTAATGGAATTTTTTGCCGGCCTTTATTTTAATTCTCTGGCTTTGTTATCAGATGCCGGACATAATCTTACCGATGTAGCCGGTCTCGGTTTATCGCTCTTGGCAATCAGGCTGACAAAGTCTAAAGCAACGGAAAGATTTACATATGGCTATCACAAAAGCACCATTCTTGCCTCTCTTGCTAATGCGGTTATACTTCTGCTTGCAGTTGGCAGCATTGGATGGGAAGCTATTCAAAGATTTTCTCATCCGGTGTTTGCCCCGGGAAAGGTTATTGCAATAGTTGCCGGAATTGGAATTATAATTAATACGATTTCAGCTTATCTCTTTTTTAAAAATAAGGACCGGGACCTGAATGTAAAAAGCGCTTATTTGCACTTAGCAATGGATGCAGTAGTATCATTTGGTGTTGTAATAGCCGGTATACTAATCTTTTTTACAAATCAGCCATGGATTGATCCGCTCATAAGTATTGTGATAATGATCGTGGTAATTTATAGTACCTGGTCATTGCTAAAGGAAAGTATGCGCTTATCCCTTGATGCAGTACCTCAAAATGTGGACATTGAAAATATAAAACAGCAATTGTTAAATACTAAAGGTGTAAAAGACATTCATCACATTCATATATGGGCGATGAGCACCACCCGAAATGCAATGACAGCTCACTTAATAATGGATAATGATTTGACAGAAAGCCAAATAAAAAAAACAAAGGCAAATCTGCGGCATACGCTGGAACATTTAAACATTCAGCATGCAACGCTTGAAACAGAAAGCGAACAATGTCAGGAAGAAGTTTGCTGA
- a CDS encoding DUF2652 domain-containing protein, whose amino-acid sequence MFCEFHRNLIAYDQRRYCQCKACVSAINFTLKIITHYGEFTSYQVRDFRKLIGKDIIVAHQLLKNNIEQHEYWLVTESLLHNNNPWQALEWNSSTKQTENGDIAFHFTQLTRLKNNIIPESLKPMDLSKKIKNDINCEGIRVGYTHFISCRRKF is encoded by the coding sequence ATGTTTTGTGAGTTTCACCGAAATTTGATTGCCTACGACCAGCGTCGCTACTGTCAATGCAAAGCCTGCGTATCAGCTATAAATTTTACATTAAAAATAATAACTCATTATGGCGAATTCACCAGTTACCAGGTTCGTGATTTCAGGAAATTAATTGGGAAAGATATTATTGTTGCTCATCAGCTTTTAAAAAATAATATTGAGCAGCATGAATACTGGCTGGTAACAGAAAGTCTGTTACATAACAATAACCCTTGGCAGGCCCTGGAGTGGAACAGCAGCACCAAACAAACAGAAAACGGAGACATAGCCTTTCATTTTACACAATTAACCAGGTTAAAAAATAATATTATACCTGAATCTCTGAAACCTATGGATCTTTCCAAAAAGATTAAAAATGATATCAATTGCGAAGGAATTCGAGTCGGATATACTCACTTTATTTCATGCCGTCGGAAATTTTAA
- a CDS encoding alpha-ketoglutarate-dependent dioxygenase AlkB produces MQGLLFNSSSKSADQAFNLLPKDGEVLVYPDFFNKNDSDRLLEYLLHNIEWQQDQIKFYGKSVNLPRLTAWYGDHLKDYSYSRISMKTHPWTAELLEIKDRIENNAGVRFTSVLLNYYRDGNDSVSWHRDNESVLRVNPIIASVSFGATRTFKFRHISDKTLLRKVDLTHGTYVLMKGSTQHFWEHHIPKAKNILTPRVSLTFRIL; encoded by the coding sequence ATGCAAGGCTTATTATTTAATTCATCTTCTAAAAGTGCTGATCAGGCTTTTAACCTTCTTCCAAAAGATGGTGAGGTCCTTGTGTACCCGGATTTCTTTAACAAAAATGATAGTGACCGGCTCTTAGAATACCTGCTTCACAATATTGAATGGCAGCAGGATCAAATTAAATTTTATGGTAAATCTGTGAATCTGCCCAGGCTGACAGCCTGGTATGGAGATCATCTAAAAGATTACAGTTATTCTCGTATCTCTATGAAAACCCATCCATGGACTGCGGAACTTTTAGAAATTAAGGATAGAATTGAAAATAATGCAGGTGTTCGTTTTACAAGTGTGCTGCTTAATTATTACAGGGATGGAAATGACAGTGTTAGCTGGCATCGTGATAATGAAAGTGTACTACGTGTTAACCCCATAATTGCATCTGTAAGCTTTGGGGCAACGCGAACTTTTAAATTCAGGCATATATCAGATAAGACTTTACTGAGAAAAGTCGATTTAACGCATGGCACTTATGTACTTATGAAGGGCAGTACACAGCATTTTTGGGAACATCATATTCCAAAAGCTAAAAATATTCTCACTCCACGGGTCAGCTTAACTTTTAGAATATTATAA